One window of Vitis riparia cultivar Riparia Gloire de Montpellier isolate 1030 chromosome 5, EGFV_Vit.rip_1.0, whole genome shotgun sequence genomic DNA carries:
- the LOC117914707 gene encoding uncharacterized protein At5g19025, whose translation MRHLLSTITAMPVTTSPSPKPRKPSMNPNANPNCSLLCKHSPSATLDILILILVLFSGTFLITSYFSYIVQSLSLILPSIILSHSLSFRESPGPYILGFLVFFAVFIVTIELCCGYRSRKCDNPGCKGLKKAMEFDLQLQTEECLKSSSKEIDVLPWKGGSEANPDYECLRSELRKMAPPNGRAVLLFRARCGCPIAKLEGWGPKRGRRHKKALASLALNGGGDNR comes from the exons ATGCGCCATCTTCTGTCCACCATCACCGCCATGCCCGTCACTACATCTCCTTCTCCCAAACCCAGAAAACCCTCCATGAACCCTAATGCTAACCCTAATTGCTCCTTACTTTGCAAACACTCTCCCTCCGCAACCCTTGACATTCTCATCCTCATCCTTGTCCTCTTCTCAGGCACTTTCCTTATTACCTCTTACTTCTCCTACATCGtgcaatctctctctctcatcctcCCGTCGATCATCCTCTCTCACTCCTTATCCTTCCGTGAATCGCCCGGTCCGTACATTCTAGGGTTTCTGGTGTTCTTTGCGGTGTTCATCGTGACAATTGAGCTCTGTTGCGGCTATAGGTCGAGGAAATGTGATAACCCGGGATGCAAGGGTTTGAAGAAAGCGATGGAGTTCGATTTGCAGTTGCAGACGGAGGAGTGCCTGAAATCGTCGTCCAAGGAGATCGATGTGTTGCCGTGGAAGGGTGGGAGTGAGGCGAATCCTGATTACGAGTGCTTGAGGTCTGAACTGAGGAAGATGGCGCCCCCGAATGGCCGGGCGGTTTTGCTGTTCCGCGCGCGGTGTGGATGCCCAATCGCGAAGCTCGAGGGGTGGGGGCCGAAGCGAGGGCGGCGGCACAAAAA GGCTCTGGCCAGTCTGGCTCTAAATGGAGGAGGAGACAACCGTTGA
- the LOC117914840 gene encoding serine incorporator 3, translated as MSCLASCCAAATCGLCSSVASGISKRSARLAYCGLFGGSLIVSWILREVAAPLLKKIPWISTSQTHSTEWYQQEAVLRVSLGNFLFFAIFALIMIGVKDQNDRRDSWHHGGWVAKMVIWVLLIILMFFVPNVVISIYGTLSKFGAGLFLLVQVIILLDFTHSWNDAWVEKDEQKWYIALLAVSIGCYLLAFTFSGILFIWFNPSGNDCGLNIFFIVMTMILAFSFAVIALHPRVNGSLLPASVISLYCAYVCYTGLSSEPRDYACNGLHNKSKAVSTSTLILGMLTTVLSVLYSAVRAGSSTTFLSPPSSPKSGGKKPLLESEDTESGKEKKEEEAKPVSYSYTFFHLIFALASMYSAMLLSGWTSSNDSSDMIDVGWTSVWVRICTEWVTALLYVWSLLAPILFPDREFF; from the exons ATGTCGTGTTTAGCGTCATGCTGTGCGGCTGCCACGTGCGGCCTCTGCTCCTCCGTGGCGTCCGGAATATCCAAGCgctcggcgagactcgcttacTGCGGCCTTTTCGGCGGGTCACTCATCGTGTCCTGGATTCTCAGAGAAGTTGCAGCTCCTCTGTTGAAGAAAATCCCAT ggaTAAGCACTTCTCAGACTCATTCAACAGAATGGTATCAACAAGAAGCTGTTCTCCGTGTTAGTTTGGggaatttcttgttttttgccATATTTGCGCTTATAATGATTGGCGTTAAGGACCAAAATGACAGACGCGATTCATGGCACCATGGAGGGTGGGTTGCAAAGATGGTGATATGGGTTTTACTGATCATCCTCATGTTTTTTGTTCCAAATGTTGTCATCTCAATCTATG GAACCCTATCAAAATTTGGTGCAggattgtttttacttgttcaAGTGATTATATTACTCGATTTCACACACTCATGGAATGATGCATGGGTAGAAAAAGATGAACAGAAGTG GTACATTGCTTTGCTTGCCGTATCAATTGGATGCTACCTTCTAGCATTTACATTCTCAGGGATTCTGTTCATTTGGTTCAATCCCTCTGGCAATGACTGTGGTCTCAATATCTTCTTCATTGTCATGACCATGattcttgcattttcttttgcagTGATTGCACTGCATCCAAGG GTCAACGGTAGCCTCTTGCCTGCTTCTGTAATATCACTTTATTGTGCTTATGTCTGCTATACCGGTCTCTCTAGTGAACCTCGAGATTATGCTTGCAATGGTCTCCATAACAAATCTAAAGCAGTCTCCACAAGTACCCTCATTCTCGGGATGCTGACAACTGTTCTATCTGTCCTATACTCTGCTGTGCGTGCTGGATCGTCAACTACGTTTCTATCCCCACCATCTTCACCCAAATCAG GTGGCAAGAAACCTCTTCTTGAATCAGAAGACACGGAatcaggaaaagaaaagaaggaagaagaagcaAAACCAGTTAGTTACTCCTACACATTCTTCCATTTGATATTTGCTCTAGCGAGCATGTATTCTGCCATGCTTCTTTCTGGATGGACGTCCAGCAATGATAGCTCAGACATGATAGACGTTGGCTGGACATCAGTTTGGGTTCGGATCTGCACTGAGTGGGTCACTGCTCTGCTTTACGTTTGGTCCCTTTTGGCCCCTATACTCTTCCCTGATCGTGAGTTCTTTTAG